The sequence AACGTATAAGGGAGAACCAGCGAAAGTATCCGTGACTGTTAAGGATGAAGAGGGCAACTTTGTGAAAAAAGCAAAAATTATCATCGGAAACAAAACAGCCTTCACAGACAGCTATGGAAAAGCCAATATGGAGCTTAAACCGGGGGAATATAAGGTTCTTATAGAGAAAGAGGGATATGAAACTGTTGAAGAAGATGTCACACTTGAGGATGGGGAGGAAAAAACTTTGGAGATAACTTTAACAAAGCTCCCCTACTACTTCGAGCTTGAGGGAAGCGGGGACACAGTTGCAGTTACGGCTGGATCCATAGGGAGCTATACAATGAGCATAAAGAACTTAGGAAAAGAAGAAGATTCGTATTTGCTTTCGACTTTTGACGTTCCGGAAGGATGGTCAGCGGAATTTTATTATGCGGAAAGTCCTATGAGAAAGATAAAAATTAACCCGGGAGAATCCAAAGAAGTTACTTTAAGAATAGTTCCTCCCTTTAATGCCCAGCCTGGAGAATACAACCTGACGATTGCCGTTGATAGCTCCTCTGGATTGGAGAAAAGGATAAACTTAGTAGTGAAGCTTATCGGGGAATACAAATTTGAGATGTATCCGGAGACACCAATGGTGAACATTAAAGCCGGTAAGGAGGGGATCGCCTATCTTTCCCTCGAAAACACTGGAACTGCTCCAATAACGAACATAAAATTTGAGGTAAGTGCTCCCCAAGGATGGGATGTTAAGGTTACTCCCCAAGTAATTCCCGAGCTTAGGTCGCTGTATTTCGAGGAGGGCGGTGTTAGAGGAATAAGTGGATCGGAGAATCGTTTAACTGTTACGATAAAAGTCCCAGAGACAACTCCAGCTGGGACATACCAAATAACAATCACCGGAAAAGGAGATCAAGCTCAAGCCAGCACCCAGATCACGGTTAGGGTAACTCAGAGCTCTAATACCGCATACATTGGAATACTAGTACTTGTACTAACATTTGGGGCTGTAATATGGATGATGAGGAGGGTGGGCAGGAGATGAAGGCATTAAACATCGCAATGAAGGAGCTCTATGTCTCAATAAAAAGCAAAAGGTTTATAATACTCCTTAGTATTTATGTTCTTCTCCTTCTTCTGCTCTCTTACTCTCTGAGGGACAACTTAAGTGAGCTAACTTCTCCCTCTGTTGAAAAGTTATCAATGGATTTGTTTGGAGTTAGTGGAGATGTTTTTGCTACACCTCTTTCTACTATGCTTACCCTCAACTTTACGTTCTTCACGGTAATTGGAGCTATTTTAGGAGCTTCTCTCGGGGCAGATGCGATAAACAAAGAGATTGAAAGTGGAACTATAAAAACACTACTTGGACACCCTATTTATAGAGATGAGGTTATAAACGGGAAATTCCTCGGCAATGCGTTTGTTTTGGCTATTACAATCACCATTGGATATGTGGTTACGATTGCCTTTCTCCTTATCAATGGCACTCCTCTCGATGGAGATTCTGTCTTCAGGGGATTTATTGCATTCCTTTTGACATTTCTCTATTCCTTAGTCTTTCTAAGCTTCTCCATCCTTTTTTCGACACTTCTAAAAAAACCTGAGACCTCTATGCTTATATCAATTGGCCTAGCAATTTTTTTAACAATGATATATGGGTTAATCGTCTCTCTGATAGCCCAACACCTAGCTGGAGAAGTGCCACCTTATGGAACGCCTGCTTTTGAAATATGGGAAGAAACTTTTAAGCTCTGGGAGCAGAGGCTGCACTTTATAAATCCGGCTCATCACTATGTTGCTTTAATTATTGCTGTTTTTGCTGGTGATAGAATAGCCAACTACTATGCTCCCCTTGGAGATTCCCTAATCTTGATGTTCAACAATCTATCAATGCTTTTAACCTTTCTGCTCCTCCCGTTTGCCTTTGCTTATGTTAGATTTATGACCAGCGACCTCAGATAAAAATAGAAAAGAGCAAATTAGCCCTTTGCAACTCCAATAGGTCTCATCCTTGCCACCAGATTAGCTATTCCCGCCTCATGAACAACGTTAACAACGTTATCGACGTTCTTGTAGGCTCCGGGGGCTTCCTCTGCAACAACCCTCATGCTCGCTGCCCTAATGTATATTCCTCTCTGCATGAGCTCGTTTCTAAGCTTATCTCCTCTAAATTGTCTTGTAGCAGCATGTCTGCTCAAAACCCTTCCCGCACCGTGGCATGTGCTACCAAAGGTTTCTTTCATTGATCCCTCGGCTCCAGCAAGCACATAGCTTGCCGTACCCATTGAACCGGGAATTAAGACAGGCTGTCCCACATTGCGGTAAGCTCTTGGCACAGCCTCATGCCCAGCGGGGAATGCTCTTGTGGCACCTTTTCTGTGAACTACAACTTTGACTTTCCTTCCATCAACCTCGTGCTCTTCAACTTTTGCTATGTTGTGGGCAACATCGTAAACTATGCTCATTCCTAAGTCCTCAGCCTTTTGCTTGAACACTTCCTCAAAGCTCTCCCTTACCCAGTGGGTAATCATCTGCCTGTTAGCCCATGCAAAGTTTGCCGCAGCTTTCATTGCACTGAAATATCTTTGCCCTTCCCCTGTCTGGAATGGGACGCTCACGAGTTCTCTGTCTGGCCATGGCACATTGTACTTCCTATTTGCCTTCTCCATGATCCTTAGGTAATCGCTTGCTACCTGATGACCAAGCCCTCTTGACCCAGTGTGCACCATAACAACAACTTGTCCTTCAAACAAGCCATATACCTTAGCGATTTCCTCATTGAAGATTTTGTCAACTACCTGCACTTCCAAGAAGTGGTTTCCACTTCCTAGAGAGCCTAATTGTGGGGCCCCTCTTTGCTTTGCTTTTTGGCTTACTGCATTTGGATCCGCTCCTTCCATTCTCCCGTTCTCTTCTAGATGCTCTAGATCTTCCTTCCAGCCATAGCCGTTCTCCACAGCCCACTTTGCACCATCTGCAAGAACATCATCTAATTGCGTCCAGTGAAGCCTAATCCTTCCTTTGCTTCCAAGTCCGCTTGGCACGTTTTTGAAGAGGGTATCGACGAGCTGTTTGATCTTTGGTCTAACTTCTTTCTCCGTTAAGTTCGTCCTAATAAGCCTGACGCCGCAGTTGACGTCATAACCCACGCCTCCGGGGCTTATAACGCCTTCTTTCACGTCAAAAGCCGCTACACCGCCGATTGGGAAACCATAACCCTGATGACCATCGGGCATTACTATAGAATACTTATAAATCCCAGGAAGCATGGCCACATTTGCGGCCTGTTCGAGGGTTCTATCTTGTCTCATTTTTTGGATTAGTGTATCATCTGCATAAACTCTTCCCGGCACTCTCATTCTTTTATCGAACTTCGGTATCTCCCACCTGATCTTATCTATTCTTTTTAATGGGATCTCCATCCTTCTCACCTCCAAATTAAATAGCTCTCAAAATTTTAAAAGATTGCGTTATTTGGGGTTTATTCTCCTTTCTTTCGGCACGTAGTTTTTAATTATACCGTCTTTTGCTTTTCCGCAGCCAAGATAGTACAAGCCCCATTTTAGTATTACCCATCCTCTCGTTTCGGTTGAGGTTTTCAGGTCTTCTCCACTTAGCCAGAGCTTCATCTCTTCCTCATCAACTTCAACGACGTTTTTTGTAGCTTTTGGGCCGACTAAAAAGCTTCCCTCTATAGTGAGCCTTATCCCATCACTTTCAATTTTTCCAAAATAAATTCCCCTATCTGTGCGTGTATTTGGATTGAACTCGCAGGGCTTATAGGCGTAAACCTTTTTACTCCTTTTTACTTCAAAAATCAAATCTGGAGCATACCCATACTGCTCTATTAGCATTTCCTTAACTTTTTTGCTCATGGTTTCCTTATTTTCGCTATAAAGAACGCTTCCGTGTTGTTGTCCTGTGGATGAATGCGAAGACATTTTTTCACCTCCTCGGAATACTTCTTCCCCTCAAACTCCAAAACAGGAGGTGTTGACTTTAGAGGTAGGTTGATTTTCTCAAGCTTGGCGTCAGTTTTGGAGAGGAGGTAGTCAACAACTTCTTCGTTTTCAAGGGGGTCTATGGTACATGTTGAGTACACCAAAACTCCTCCGGGCTTTAGAGCTTTGTAAGCTGCTACTATTAGCTTTTTTTGAATGTTGGAGTATCTTATAACCTTCTTCATGCTCCAATCTGTCAAGAATTTGAAGCTTTTTCTTATCATCCCCACACTTGAGCAAGGCGCATCAAGGAGTACTCTATCGAAGGTATTTTCAAATCGTGAAAAGTAAATGCCGTCTTTGACGGTAACCCTTGCGTTAAGCACTCCAAACCGGTTTAGGTTTGCTATCAAAACATTAGCACGCCATTTTTTTAAGTCATTGGCTATTATGCACCCTTCGTTTTTCATGTATTGTGCTATTTGTGTCGTTTTAGCTCCTGGGGCAGCCGCCATGTCAAGGACGAGTTCTCTGGGCTTGGGGTCTAGGACAACGGGTGGTATCATTGAGGACGCCTCTTGAGGAAAGACAAGCCCAAGGGCGTACTCTATCATATCCCCGAACTCTCTGGTGTTGATAAAGAACCCTTCTTTTACCCAAGGGATCGGTTCAAGCTCGTACCTTTCTTCCAGCCTTGCCTTTACGTACTCTAGGGGAGCTTTGAGGGTGTTGATTCTTATGCTCTGCCTCAAGGGCGCCATCATGAGCCTCCAGAATTCTTCCCCATCATCGAGCTTTTGATACCTCTCGTAGAATGCTCTGTTCATTTTGGCGACTTCTTCCATGTAACCACCTCAGATATCTGGGACAAGCTGTGCCATCCATTCCCCGTTGGGGAGCTGTTTTATCTCCATGTCGTGGTAGGTTATGGCTTTGACTTCTTCCTTTGGCTCGTGCTTTTCGCTCAGCTTTTCTCCATAGGCTTTTGCCTTGAGCTTGTATCCCTTTTCAGTTTTTTCTATTTTAACTTCAAAGTCCCTAAAAACCAGTCCTTCCGTGTCATGGAGGATAAGGAGCTCTTCAAGGAAGTTGTAAAGCAAGGAATATAAATCCTCTCCCTCAACTTCGATTTCTCTTACTTCTCTCTTCTCAACTTTCTCAACGTTAACCATTACATCAAAAAGAGCAATTGCAACGGCTTCAAAAGCCTCTTCAAGGGTTTCTCCATACCCTCTTATTCCAATATCGGCAGTGTGCTCATAGTGCTCCCACCTTTTCATTCTCTCACCCGATAGGTTAATATTTCCCCAAGTTTATTAGGCTTTGGGGATTGCCATGAGGGAGATAACACCGAAGAAGATTATGGAAATGAAGGGGAAGGAGAAAATTACGATGGTGACTGCATACGATTATCCATCAGCTCTTCTAGCGGATAAAGCCAAGATTGACATTATTTTTGTTGGGGATTCGCTGGGAATGGTGGTCTATGGAGAGCAGAACACCCTAAATGTGACCATGGAGCAGATGGTTTATCACACGAGGGCAGTTGCAAAAGCCGTTAAAAGAGGATTGGTTCTCGCTGATATGCCATTTATGAGTTATGAGGTTAGTGTAGAGGAAGGAATGAGAAATGCCGCCCGATTAATTCAGGCAGGGGCGGATGCGGTGAAGATTGAAGGGGGCTACGATCACAGAAAACTTGTAAAGAAGCTCGTTAGGGCGGGTATACCTGTTATGGGGCATACTGGCCTAACTCCCCAAAGATACCTTCGTTTGGGAGGCTACCATATAACGGGAGAGACCGAAGAAGAAATCGAGGAAATACTTAGGGATGCGAAGGCATTAGAAAAGGCTGGAGCTTTTGCAGTTGTTTTGGAGTTTGTTCTGGCGGATGTAGCTAAGTTGGTAACTGAAGAAGTCAAGATACCAACGATAGGAATCGGGTCTGGTCCTTATGTGGACGGGCAAGTTTTGGTATGGCACGATCTCCTTGGCGTCTATGAGCATGTGCCCCCATTTGTAAAGAAATATGCGGATTTGAGGGGTATAATTCAGCTGGCACTTGAGAATTATAGGGAGGAAGTAAAAGAGGGCAAGTTCCCAAGCGGTGAATACTACTGGGAGTTCCTCGATAAGGACGACTTTGAGAAAAAGAGGAGAAAAGTCATAGAGCGCCTATTAGGAGAGAGGTTTGATGAGGAAGTTTAAAGTCCGCAAAGAGCTCTTCACCCTTGAGGTGCCCGGAGGATACGCGGATAAAGTTGGACATGGAGAAGGATTCCTAGACTGTTCCCTTGGCACAAATCCGTTTGGAACTTCCGAAAGGGTAAAAGAGAAGTTGAAAAACTTAGAGGTAGACCTTTCTGCGTATCCGGATGTGAGGTATACTTATCTCAGAAACGCCCTTGCGGAATACTGGGATGTAGATGAAGAAAGCATTTTCTTTGGTTATGGGACCATCGGATGCTTTGAAAAGGTGAACAAATTTGTAATAAGCCCGGGCTCCAAGGTGTTTGGTATTTCCCCACAGTATACAAGATACATAAGCGACGTACTTGCCATGGGGGGCTCCTATGAATCGGTTTCCCTGAAAAAGGAAAACAGGTTTAAAATCGATGTTGGAGAAGTTATAAATGCTCTCACTTCAGATTATTCTCTTCTCTACCTCGACAACCCTCACAATCCCACTGGACAGGTGTTAAGGCTCAAAGAAGTTGAAGAAATCGTTCAGGATGCCGAGAGAAAGGGCGTTTTGGTTCTTGTAGATGAAGCTTATGGAGATTTTGTCGAAAAAGAAGAATCGGCAATAAACCTTGAATATGATAACCTCATCGTCCTCCGCTCTTTCTCAAAAGGCTTTGGGCTGGCATCTATGCGAGTAGGCTATGCTGTTATAAAAAACCGAAAGCTTGGGGAGCTTTATAGAAAGGTAGATTTGCCATTTCCGATAAGTACAATTGGAGAGATTTTGGCAGTTGAAGCACTTAAGGATCAAAAATTCCTCAAGGAAAGCAGAAAAAAGATAGCCGCTGTAAAAAGAGAAGTCATAGATACCCTCAAGAAAAAATTCCAAATAGCTGAAACCCACATGCAGACTCCAATAATGCTTTTGTGGGGAGAAGGAGACACTTATCGCTATTTTCTTGAAAGGAAGATATTAACTGTGAGGGGCTCAGCTTTTAGGTCGTTGGACGATTCCTATGCCCGACTTAGGGTTCCAAAAAATGCCGATGAATTACTAAGCCGTCTTTAGTTCACTTTTGATTCTGCTGACCATAAAGGTTCCAATGGTTATGAGCACAAACCCTACTAGGTGATATACTGTGAATTCTTCCCCAAGGAGGATTGCAACCCCTATTGCTACTGCGGGAGCGGGTGTTATTATTGCCGTCGCCTTTGAGAGGTTTATCCGCTTTATTGCGAGGTACCATATCACTTGTCCAAATGAGAGTATTATGCCCTCTGCTACAGCAAGCTTTGAAAACTCAAGTCCAGAAGAGAGAGCAAGCAAAAAGAGCAAGATTCCTCCAAAGGTGTTTCTAAATGCCGCTATAAGGAATGGATTGTAAGGGAGTTTCTTTGCTATCACATGCCCGCTCTGCCAGAAAAGGGGGACTAACAGGAGGAGCAAATCTCCCCCTTCTTGGTATTAATGCCTTTCCCTGTGTTATCACCAAAAACAAGCCAATAATGATTGAAAATGACCAGAAGACCTGGTGTTTAGTTATTTTTTCCCTTAGGAAAACATATGCAAGAACAAACGAGAAAAGGACTTCTGCCCTAGTTATAAGAGAGGCATTTATCGCTGTGCTTAATCGAGCCCCATAAGAATAAGCGATATAGGCTAAGGCAGTTCCAAACATCCCTACCAAAAATGCTCTTGGAATATACTGTGGATTTTCTTTTGCTTCTCTCCAGCTGGACGTAAGTAAAACGATTGGCCAAAGGAGTAAAGAAGCTATGAGGGCAGAAAATGCTGCAAAGCTTAGCGGATTGGTGGGGTTTGCCTTGATTACCACGGGTTCTATTCCATAGAGAAACATGCCAAGAAGGGCCAAAAGAGTCCCTTCACTCTCTTTGTTCATCCCACCCACCCAAGAGAATGAGATTTCTCTTGTATAGCTCAAGGATAAAGGTCACAAGTCTTTCATATAGCGGTTCAGCATTTTCTCCAAATTTCTCCCTCACTTTTTTCCCTATTTGTTCTACTGTCCTTGTGCCATCGCAAAGCTCCCATACAAAAACCCCTATTTCATCGAGTTCTATTCGCCTGTAGTCACCATGGAGCTTCCTTGCGAGAAAATCCAGTGTGGATGTCATAGGGATTAGAAGATAATACTTCCCATCGATCTTTCTTAATTCGATTTCTTCATTTCTCTTGGGGATAAGCTTGAGATAGTTCTCCATAGCTTTATTCACCAACGGAGATGAGAAGAGGATGTTTATAAGGGTGTTGGCGCCGGGGCAGGGATTTGAACCCTGGCGGGCTTAACGCCCACGGACTCTCCAGGCCCGCGCCTTCCCAGGCTAGGCTACCCCGGCGCTAAAAATAATGAGAATCATGAGATGAGCTCAATCTCGATTGTCACGTCTTCAGGAACACGAATCCTCATGATCTGCCTCATAGCTCTCTCATCAGCTTCAATGTCTATGAGTCTCTTGTGAACTCTAAGTTCAAATCTATCAAAAGTTGCGCTTCCTTCCCCATCAGGGCTCTTTCTTGTGGTTATCCTTATCCTTTTGGTTGGGAGTGGGATAGGCCCGCTCATTCTAACTCCTGTCCTCTCTGCAATCTGCTTGATTTGATCTGTAACCTCATTAAGAGCACTTATGTTTGTGCTCGCAAGCTTAATTCTTGCTTTTTGCATTTTTGCCACCTCTCTAAGTTCTAATGGGAAAAGTAATAATTTTAAAGGAAAAGGCTAGAGAAGGGCTTCACTCGCCCTTCTGGATGGATATAACCATACCGGCAGCGACTGTTTGACCCATGTCTCTGATAGCGAATCTACCGAGCTGTGGTATCTCCTTAACTGGCTCGATGACCATTGGCTTGGTTGGTCTGAGGATCACGATAGCTGAGTCACCGGTTTTGATGAATTGTGGGTTCTCCTCAACGATGTTACCGGTTCTTGGGTCGAGCTTAGCTAAGAGTTGCTCGAATCTAACTGCGACCTGGGTTGTGTGAGCGTGGAGAACTGGTGTGTAACCGATTGTAATGGCTGTTGGGTGGTTGAGGACGATAATTTGGGCCTTGAATGTGTCCTTTGGTCTGACAACTGTTGGTGGGTTGGTTGTGTGTCCAGCGACGTCACCTCTCTTTATGTCGTTCTTACCGACACCTCTGACGTTGAAACCAATGTTGTCACCTGGAAGAGCCTCTTCAAGTGGCTCGTGGTGCATTTCAATGCTCTTGACTTCACCTTGTATGGGCTTGTGGAAGATTGTTGATGCTGGCTCGAAGATGACTACATCTCCAACCCTAAGTCTTCCGGTTTCAACTCTACCGACTGGGACTGTACCGACACCCTTAATTGAGTAGACGTCTTGGATTGGGATTCTAAGTGGCTTGTCAACTGGCTTCTCTGGCTCTGGGATTTGGTCAAGGGCCTCGATGAGTGTTGGGCCGTTGTACCAGGGCATCTTGTCGCTCTTCTTCACTACGTTGTCTCCTTCCCAAGCGCTGATTGGGATGACTGGGAAGTTCTTGTAACCGAGCATTTGCAAGAGCTTTGTAACCTGTGTTGCAACCTCTTTGAACCTCTTCTCGTCGTAGTTGACCATGTCCATCTTGTTAATCGCAACGATTATGTGGTTGATACCGAGTGTTCTTGCAAGGAATGCGTGCTCCTTTGTCTGTGGCATTACACCGTCTGTGGCTGCAACGACGAGAACTGCAGCGTCAGCCTGTGAAGCACCGGTAATCATGTTCTTAACGAAGTCTCTGTGACCTGGGGCGTCGATAATGGTGATGTACCTATGTGGGGTCTCGAACTTGGTGTGAGCAACGTCGATTGTAATACCTCTTTCTCTCTCTTCCTTGAGTCTGTCCATAACCCAAGCGAACTTGAATGACTTACCCTTTTCACCCATTTCCTCGAACTTCTTGATGATCTGCTCTGGAATGTTGGCTGTGTCGAAGAGCAATCTACCGATTGTTGTACTCTTTCCGTGGTCTACGTGTCCGATAAACACTATATTAACGTGTGGCTTCTCCTTTGCCATCTTAACACACCTCCAAAGTTATGCCTAAGTCTATTCATCAAAGTGGGTTTTTAAAGCTTTCTCTAAACCTCAGCTCTCTCACGCGGGAAACCCGCATTCTTTTGAGAGAGCCTCATGAGTTCATGGTGGGATAAAAATTAGGGTTTAAAAAATTAACTAAAATTATACGGCTCGCTGTTAGAATAAGCTAACGAATAATATCAGAAACTTTATCCTAACAGTATTTGATGGGAACTAGGGTTCATTTACATAAGCTCTCAATACCCAAAAGTTACTTTAATATTTCCACCAAAAACGCAATCTTATCATTGAAAAACGTATGAATGTTATGAGTCAAAAGTAACTTTAATAAGCTTATGGAGCATGTTTTAAGATTGGATGGATCTAATATTATGACTTCGTTCTCTAAGCATATCTCCTTTTTTTCTAAAAATACTCCACATACAGCATGTGAAGCCTCAAAAACACTTTCTCCTTTGTGAAGAAGCAAAAATACATATACTTCCCGTTCTGAGAATCCCAGTCCCCTCAATATAGAAGCCTCAAGAATAGAAATTTGAAGACAATTCCCGCATCTTTGGCCTATGGTATTTAGAGGATGCAACTCATTATTATCTTTAATTGTTATAGTTGGGATGTAGCATATTTCTTTCAGTAGGTCTCTATGTAGCTTTTGAAGTCCTTTTTTATCATTCAACTTAATATTAGCAACCAGACGATTTGCAATATCGGGTATAATATACTTTGAAATCGCCAATGGAGGAACTTTGTAAAGTATTATTCTTTGACCATTATTGCAAAGAATAACCCTACAAACGTCATCATGGAAACCGCTAATATAGTCAACCATGGATCCACCCTCCACAGCGCTCCCCATATTACGGGAGCAAAAATCCCAATTAAGCCGGGCAGAGTATTTAATGTGCCATAGGCAGTTGCTAAATACTCTTTTTGATGTTTGGAAGTATAAACGCTATATGCAATGTTTGAGAGAGCCTCTCCAAAGAGCCCACTTAAAGCCAAGAATATGAGAGAATACGTGGGTGCATATTTGCTTAGGAGAGCAAACAGAGTCATCGTTATGCTATCCCCGAGGATATCTACAATAAAGGTCTTTTTGGGGCTGAGATAGTCCACCATAAAGCCCGCTACGAAGTACGCTACCAATACGAAAAATCTCGAAGCAGAGAAAACATTTACAATTACATCTGAATCGAGTTTCATCCAAGAGTCCAAGTAGGGATAAAGGAAAGTGTTGAAACACGAGCTGATAAATGCAGACAGACAGAAAAGGAGTGCTAACGGTGCGAGAGGGGTGTTTAACAGTTTTCTGAAGTCAGAATTTTTGATGCTACTTATAATGTTCTTCTTTATCTCTGATGTAACTCCATTTAATGGACGCTTTTTAGGAAGAGTTTCCACGAGCATCAATCGAAAGAGAGATAAAATAAATAACATCACTAACACGACGTACAAAACATATACAAAACCCAGCTTTTTAATTATCCAGTTCGTTAACATTGGACCAATAATCCATGCAACTGTGCTGGAGACATGAACCAATGAGAATACCCTACCCCGAATTTTTTCTTCTGTAGATTCAGCTATAAGTGCTGTAGTACCCGGACTAAAAAAGATTCCTATTGAGTGGAAGAGTATTAATGAAAGCATGATGGCGAGGGGATTTTTCATTAAAAGCAGTCCAAGAGTTGGTATCATGCTAAAAACAGACAACACTGCCATGGGTTTTCTCCCGAGACTATCGGCTATTAGTCCTCCAGAAAAGGAAAAGATTAAAGATAGGGCACCTGCTATAGACATTGAGAGTGCTAATTCAGAACTTCCCGCTTGATTGTTAACTAGTATAGGTAGGTATATGAAGAAATATGCTCTCACCATATTGATAGGAAAACCTGTTATTAGAATTATTAAGGGATTGTATTTGGGTTTCATTTCATCACCGTAACACTGAAGGATCTATAAATTCATGAGGAAACACTCCTTCCTCGAACAACTTTTGACATACTGGAAAGGACGCAGTAAATGATTTGTACTCTTCATATGCAAATGCCGGACAAATATTTGCACAGTAGCTCCTTAGAATACATCCGCTGCAAATTCCTTGAAATTCATCAGGTTTTACTCTACGAAGCTCTCCTAAAAAACCTCTGCCACTATACCATATGTCTCTTAGGCTCTCTTCTTTTATATTTCCTATCACAGTCTCTGGGTATTCAATTCCTATGCCACATAACGACACTCCTCCATCGGGTAAAATCCCAAGCATTTTTGTATAGTTGCATGCCATCCTTGAAATGTTTAGGTATCTCCTTCCGTATTTTGCGAGCAGATAATGAGGTACCATAGACCATATTTTGCCAGGATATTTATCATATAGCTGGATTAAATACTCTATGAGTGTTTGGTATTGGGAGACAGACAGGGAAATATTATTATGCCTAGCTCGGCCTATTGGGAGTATTGGATTAAATTTCACTGCCTTTGCTCCTAAACTCATAATTAAATCCGTTA comes from Thermococcus litoralis DSM 5473 and encodes:
- a CDS encoding MFS transporter, which encodes MKPKYNPLIILITGFPINMVRAYFFIYLPILVNNQAGSSELALSMSIAGALSLIFSFSGGLIADSLGRKPMAVLSVFSMIPTLGLLLMKNPLAIMLSLILFHSIGIFFSPGTTALIAESTEEKIRGRVFSLVHVSSTVAWIIGPMLTNWIIKKLGFVYVLYVVLVMLFILSLFRLMLVETLPKKRPLNGVTSEIKKNIISSIKNSDFRKLLNTPLAPLALLFCLSAFISSCFNTFLYPYLDSWMKLDSDVIVNVFSASRFFVLVAYFVAGFMVDYLSPKKTFIVDILGDSITMTLFALLSKYAPTYSLIFLALSGLFGEALSNIAYSVYTSKHQKEYLATAYGTLNTLPGLIGIFAPVIWGALWRVDPWLTILAVSMMTFVGLFFAIMVKE
- a CDS encoding radical SAM/SPASM domain-containing protein: MNAPPLEILHVYLTRSCNLQCEHCWINASRTYPMVELEDKYFLNAFNEALDLGLDTLFISGGEPLLRSDLAITLIKVANNSKVKTVLETNGTLITPPLLKELAKYEIDISLSLDFPSEVEFNAFRHGKRVYRRVLDVIPKLRDLGIPPVVVVSVFNRNLHSIFEITDLIMSLGAKAVKFNPILPIGRARHNNISLSVSQYQTLIEYLIQLYDKYPGKIWSMVPHYLLAKYGRRYLNISRMACNYTKMLGILPDGGVSLCGIGIEYPETVIGNIKEESLRDIWYSGRGFLGELRRVKPDEFQGICSGCILRSYCANICPAFAYEEYKSFTASFPVCQKLFEEGVFPHEFIDPSVLR